One Carassius gibelio isolate Cgi1373 ecotype wild population from Czech Republic chromosome B18, carGib1.2-hapl.c, whole genome shotgun sequence DNA segment encodes these proteins:
- the LOC127977207 gene encoding protein phosphatase 1 regulatory subunit 15B, giving the protein MERSASERTALRRFGDSGMMLLPWTKQILTVLWEHLRLLVQVICCTLISVFQMFRFEVHVRITDETGQHIQHMTSGSGDPSDSFLLSSLFENNKNMVVGGSSPLSKFGRDPFDVSSHSRAVLSSLVGDELCCSLVDDLVSHATECLNDTEDLYIGDRSMWKHGYDWTILGGSERKCEENTCTFTAHVSGFSAKEFVKHQKPIADPDSCSSSTEDVQAPCPVQSVGQFSDSEFSWGSTDSSCFEGEREENEKLWDLLTSSTDPYHPLHFTACLSSAVPEKSKTQVVLKAESPTVSHSTASTGSDSSKTGSEDEEEEAIWRSLSQNDDPYHPLNFRAPLQSSPATSFPSKHDSPSDNTLNKTDRLLKSSRRSKPQLPSSKVARHCCHKLPVETLSVVPWRRHVGLTVLQGNQRKCPNFKKVKFSPIVQVHKMQAWSFAFQASRKGPWEEFARDRDRFRKRIRETEKAIGYCFSMSHREKLWAYKDRKQK; this is encoded by the exons ATGGAAAGGAGCGCGTCGGAGCGGACCGCGCTGCGGCGGTTTGGGGACAGCGGCATGATGCTTCTGCCCTGGACCAAACAGATCCTGACGGTGCTGTGGGAGCACCTGAGACTGCTGGTCCAGGTCATCTGCTGCACTTTGATTTCAG TTTTCCAGATGTTCAGGTTTGAAGTCCATGTGAGAATTACAGACGAGACGGGGCAACACATTCAGCACATGACAAGTGGGTCAGGAGACCCTTCTGACAGTTTCCTGCTCTCATCCTTgtttgaaaacaacaaaaacatggtGGTCGGGGGTTCCAGTCCACTTTCAAAATTCGGCAGGGACCCATTCGACGTCAGCTCTCACTCCAGAGCTGTCCTGTCCAGTCTGGTCGGCGATGAGCTCTGTTGTTCCTTGGTGGACGACCTTGTGTCCCACGCAACAGAGTGTCTCAATGACACAGAAGACCTCTATATTGGAGATCGCTCCATGTGGAAACATGGATATGACTGGACCATATTAGGAGGATCAGAAAGGAAATGCGAAGAGAACACCTGCACGTTTACTGCACATGTGTCTGGGTTTTCTGCAAAGGAGTTTGTAAAGCATCAGAAGCCCATCGCTGATCCTGATTCATGTAGTTCATCTACAGAGGACGTTCAAGCTCCATGTCCAGTGCAGTCAGTCGGTCAGTTCTCAGACAGCGAGTTCAGCTGGGGAAGCACAGACAGCTCTTGTTTTGAAGGAGAACGAGAGGAGAATGAAAAACTCTGGGACCTTCTGACCAGCTCGACGGATCCATATCACCCTCTACACTTCACGGCATGTTTGTCCAGTGCAGTTCCTGAAAAAAGCAAAACTCAGGTGGTTTTGAAGGCCGAAAGTCCCACTGTATCACACTCCACTGCATCTACAGGCTCCGATTCTTCTAAAACAGgttctgaagatgaagaagaagaggcCATATGGAGATCCCTCTCTCAGAATGATGACCCATATCACCCTTTGAATTTCAGAGCCCCTCTTCAAAGCTCACCAGCTACATCGTTTCCTTCAAAACATGATTCGCCCAGTGACAACACACTAAATAAAACCGATAGACTCTTAAAATCTTCAAGACGCTCAAAGCCGCAGTTACCATCAAGTAAAGTTGCTCGCCATTGCTGCCACAAATTACCAGTTGAGACATTATCAGTGGTGCCATGGAGAAGACATGTTGGTCTGACTGTTCTTCAGGGCAACCAAAGGAAATGTCCCAATTTTAAGAAG GTGAAATTTTCTCCTATCGTACAAGTCCACAAGATGCAAGCTTGGTCCTTTGCTTTTCAGGCATCTCGTAAGGGACCGTGGGAGGAGTTTGCACGGGACAGAGACCGTTTTCGAAAGAGAATCCGTGAAACTGAGAAGGCCATTGGCTACTGTTTTAGTATGTCACACAGGGAAAAGCTGTGGGCCTATAAGGACAGAAAACAGAAGTAA